ACCATTGATCATATCTCCTTGAAATATTGAATACTTAGTGAGCTACCAATTATTAGCGCAAATGCTCTTCCAAGACTCCTGCAAGTTCGGAAGTATAAAGATCGACCTTGGTACTGTCAGCCGCTTCAACCATAACTCTGGCTACAGACTCAGTACCTGAATAGCGCAGCAGGACGCGTCCCTTTCCTGCCAATTCCTGCTCAACCTGCTTGAGTGCATCCTGCACAGCCGGAACACTGTCAAAAGGAATCTTCCGCTTGACGTGAACATTCTGTAATTTTTGCGGATATAACTCCAGCAGTCCGGAAAGTTCGGAAAGCGGTCTGTTCTTCTCACATAGTATACGCAATAACTGTAAGGCTGCAAGCAGACCATCACCCGTGGTGCTGAATTCCTTGAAAATAAGGTGTCCTGATTGCTCTCCGCCAAGGACAGCCCCCTCCCGGCGCATGGCTTCCACAACATAGCGGTCGCCAACAGGAGTGCGCAGCAAGGTTCCGCCTTTTTCTTTCATAAAATTCTCAAGGGCCATATTACTCATAACTGTGGATACGAGCATATTGTGAGTCAGCTTACCGCGCTCCATAAGATCTGCGGCACACATGGCCATTATAACGTCCCCGTCAAGAACCTGCCCCTTCTCATCAACAACAATAAGCCGGTCAGCATCACCATCCAAAGCAAGGCCTATATCCGCATGCTCTTCAACCACTCTCTGTCCTACAATCTCAGGATACAGTGAACCACATTTGTCATTGATATTAAGACCGTTCGGTTTATCACCGATACGGACAACTTCCGCCCCCAATTCTTCAAACATGTGA
Above is a genomic segment from Maridesulfovibrio sp. containing:
- the glmM gene encoding phosphoglucosamine mutase, whose product is MNKRLFGTDGLRGQVNIFPMTAEVALRMGLAAGSYFRNGKQRHKVIIGKDTRLSGYMLESALTSGLCAMGMDVFQVGPMPTPAVSFLTRNMRADLGIVISASHNPFMDNGIKFFDSNGYKLPDEAEDEISKMVTSKDTEWDYPHAEKLGRAYKIEDARGRYIVYLKYSFPQHMTLNGVKLVLDCANGAAYSLGHMFEELGAEVVRIGDKPNGLNINDKCGSLYPEIVGQRVVEEHADIGLALDGDADRLIVVDEKGQVLDGDVIMAMCAADLMERGKLTHNMLVSTVMSNMALENFMKEKGGTLLRTPVGDRYVVEAMRREGAVLGGEQSGHLIFKEFSTTGDGLLAALQLLRILCEKNRPLSELSGLLELYPQKLQNVHVKRKIPFDSVPAVQDALKQVEQELAGKGRVLLRYSGTESVARVMVEAADSTKVDLYTSELAGVLEEHLR